The genomic region GGCAGTTGCTTACGGATGGAGTAGCGACGAGGAACCACGACAGCTATCCCGAACTGAACTCACCAAGGCCGATTGCTCGTGGTCCAGCAGCTCAATGACATGGGGATCGTCGTTGCCGGAGTTGTTGACTCGTGACGAAATCTCGTCGGCGTCTACGTCTTTAACCAGCACGAGAGTGGTTCGGAGTGGGTTGTTGGTTATTTTGAGGCTCACGAGGTCGAACCCCCACACCCCGTGTGCGATATGAAATCGGGAGGAGAGTGGGAGGGGGTGGTCGAAGAGATAGACAACGAAACACCAGAAATCCGCGATTTCATGGAAAAGAATTCTCAAAGACAGCAATATTAAGCTGACTACATCTTATGGAAATCTTTATATAGCTACCCTGTCAACTATATCCGTACCGGAACTAGGGTCTGTCGAAATGGAATAGTATATCTCGTGACATAACAACTCTCAATTGTTCCTTTGCTTTTTCCTGGGTTGACGGTCTTTGCCGGTCCTGTGTCTTCTCGTGGGTTCTCCGGGCGAATACCAAGTTCCTCAGATGATTCATCTCCGTTCCCCCTCTCGCTAAATTCATATCGCACACGGGGTGTGGGGGTAGCTTAGTGACGAGATCCCATCTCACTCAGGATAGCCGAGAGATATTCTTGGTACTATCCGGCCCGAGACTACGTCTGATATTTCATCTTGCACACGGGGGGTGCCTCCGCCGAGTTCTTTTGACTCGCCTTGACATCAACAGCTGTTTGATGAATTATTCGGGATTTCATATCGCACACGGGGGGTGACTACGACCAATTGATTTCGCCCGCGGTTACCCAATCTCATCTACTACCCTCGCCTAAATGCACTCTACCTCTTGAATTCGGATGATTTAACCTCGCACACGGTATCACTATTTATTTATAGTTTCGCCCTAACTGCGCAAACATGCCTGACGGCGACGATCAAGAATCCCTCTCACAATCTATTAAAGGCCGTCTTCAGGAGGGCGTTCAGAACTCTGTCTTTCGAGATAAGGGACTTCTCGACCCGGATGCCGTCATCGATGAGGACCGGATTGTCGGTCGCGATGACCAACTGGACGACATTATCACCTACCTACGACCGGCACTGCAGGGGAATCGACCACCCAATATGCTCCTCTATGGGCCGTCGGGAACCGGCAAGTCACTCATCATCAATGCGGTCTGTCAGCAGGTTCTCGAACTCGCGACCTCGCAAGGAGATCGGTTCGGTGTCATCAAAATCAACTGCCAGACGATCAAATCCCACGATCGGGCTGTCTATCGACTTGTGAAGAACGCGGCTGAAGAAGCTGGCGTCGACGTCGGCGTCCCAGAGAGTGGGATTTCGACTGACCAGAAGCTTGATCGATTCTACGAGATTTTGAGCAATAACTTCGACTCAGTTATCATCATTCTCGACGAGGTCGACCTCCTAGTGGGTCGGCAACGTGATCCGAACGATGAGCCGGCGTATTCGAAACTGCTCTACCAACTGTCGCGAGCCTCCCAGCTTGGTCGCATCGAGGGGCACGTATCCGTTGCTGCGCTTACGAATGACCCCCGGTTCATGGAGGATCTCGACGGCCGGGCAGAGAGTTCGTTCAATCCGCAGGACGTCGTCTTTCCCGACTACGATGCGAACCAACTGCAGGCGATTCTCGAACGCCGTCGCGACGCGTACCAAGACAACGTCCTTGAGGACGGAATTATTCCGATCAGTGCCGCATTTGCTGCTCAGGATCACGGTGACGCACGGAAAGCAATCGATCTGTTCCGAAAGGCGGGTGAAATCGCCGACCGAGCTGAAGAAGATACGGTCCGTGAAGCGCATGTTCGCGATGCTCAGAAAGAGGCCGAACGGGACCGAACGCTAACGCAGATGCAGGGATTATCAACGCAGAAGAAACTCTCACTTTACGCCACCGCGATTGTTCCTGTTTACTCGCAGCGAAATTTGAATGCCGTCCCCAGTACGGTTGCCTTCCGA from Haloarcula hispanica ATCC 33960 harbors:
- a CDS encoding orc1/cdc6 family replication initiation protein, producing MPDGDDQESLSQSIKGRLQEGVQNSVFRDKGLLDPDAVIDEDRIVGRDDQLDDIITYLRPALQGNRPPNMLLYGPSGTGKSLIINAVCQQVLELATSQGDRFGVIKINCQTIKSHDRAVYRLVKNAAEEAGVDVGVPESGISTDQKLDRFYEILSNNFDSVIIILDEVDLLVGRQRDPNDEPAYSKLLYQLSRASQLGRIEGHVSVAALTNDPRFMEDLDGRAESSFNPQDVVFPDYDANQLQAILERRRDAYQDNVLEDGIIPISAAFAAQDHGDARKAIDLFRKAGEIADRAEEDTVREAHVRDAQKEAERDRTLTQMQGLSTQKKLSLYATAIVPVYSQRNLNAVPSTVAFRVYQYLTDILDAAEKSRDSYLRYMNEAETYNFVTSEKRGRGYGSGVHKEYTFVDDPEVVAETLQTDFRLEGAEHEEDLVKSVVNAQIDDFFEGN